In Cryptomeria japonica chromosome 10, Sugi_1.0, whole genome shotgun sequence, a genomic segment contains:
- the LOC131031513 gene encoding uncharacterized protein LOC131031513, with product MSPYETYNYTQIVDHFGYTRESYQTFPQRYFIDKLNWGGGQNNSPVFVWLGEEGDITSDLGVGILADQAPYFKALVVYIEHRYYGTSMPFGGEKEAYANASIMGYFTSTQALADYATIIVHLKKTLNAENCPVVVFGASYGGMLATWFRLKYPHLTIGNLASSAPLLYFDNITPTYGYGSVVTKDFRNASEICYRRINESYDMMDKIASSPRGLLNLRKLFNTCQ from the exons ATGTCTCCGTACGAGACATACAACTATACCCAAATTGTGGACCATTTTGGTTACACGCGAGAGAGCTATCAAACCTTTCCCCAGCGATATTTCATAGACAAGTTAAACTGGGGAGGCGGTCAAAACAATTCTCCCGTATTTGTATGGTTGGGTGAGGAAGGAGACATTACATCCGACTTGGGCGTGGGTATCCTGGCAGATCAGGCTCCTTATTTTAAAGCTCTTGTGGTCTACATAGAG CACCGTTATTATGGGACATCAATGCCATTCGGGGGAGAGAAGGAAGCGTATGCAAATGCGAGCATAATGGGCTATTTTACATCCACGCAGGCCTTGGCCGATTATGCTACCATCATTGTCCATTTGAAGAAAACATTAAACGCTGAGAATTGTCCAGTCGTTGTGTTTGGTGCATCCTATGGTGGAA TGCTAGCTACATGGTTTCGCCTCAAGTATCCGCATCTAACAATTGGGAACCTCGCATCATCTGCTCCTCTCCTTTACTTTGACAACATAACTCCCACTTATGGTTATGGCAGTGTTGTCACCAAAGATTTCAGA AATGCGAGCGAGATCTGCTACAGAAGAATTAATGAATCATATGATATGATGGACAAAATTGCGTCTAGTCCTCGAGGCCTGCTAAACCTAAGGAAACTATTTAACACTTGCCAGTAA